From Pseudomonadota bacterium, one genomic window encodes:
- a CDS encoding flagellar motor protein produces the protein MDITTLLGLTVGIGAVIASFLMEGGHLSSLIQAPAMILVICGTFGAAIVTIPFAELKSLPKLIGIVLSDRKLNSQQLIDLICDLAYKSRKNGLLSLENELPKIKDSFLKKAVQLSVDGFETNKIREILEIEMAYIEERHKVGAAFFQKLGGFSPTFGIIGTVLGLIHALGNMENSAGMASSIATAFIATLWGVALANIIYLPISDKLKAKHQYEALHLDIICEGVICLSMGDNPRVIRMKLMSFLLPNKRSGDI, from the coding sequence ATGGATATAACGACATTATTAGGGCTTACCGTTGGGATTGGTGCAGTGATTGCCTCTTTTTTGATGGAAGGTGGACACCTCTCTTCATTAATCCAGGCGCCGGCTATGATTTTAGTAATCTGTGGAACATTTGGTGCAGCCATTGTTACTATCCCTTTCGCCGAGTTAAAAAGCTTACCAAAATTAATAGGCATTGTCCTCTCCGATAGGAAGCTAAATTCCCAACAACTTATCGACCTTATCTGTGATCTTGCCTATAAATCCCGGAAAAATGGTCTTTTGAGTCTTGAAAATGAGCTTCCTAAAATTAAGGATTCTTTTCTGAAGAAGGCGGTGCAGCTCTCCGTTGACGGATTTGAAACGAACAAGATTAGAGAGATACTTGAGATAGAAATGGCATATATTGAAGAGAGGCATAAGGTTGGGGCAGCATTTTTTCAGAAATTGGGGGGTTTTTCTCCCACCTTTGGTATAATCGGTACCGTTCTCGGCTTGATTCATGCATTAGGGAATATGGAAAACAGCGCAGGCATGGCATCATCAATAGCGACAGCCTTTATCGCCACGCTCTGGGGTGTTGCGCTTGCAAATATTATTTATTTGCCTATATCAGATAAACTCAAGGCTAAACATCAATACGAGGCGCTTCATCTTGATATCATTTGTGAAGGTGTTATCTGCCTCTCCATGGGAGATAATCCAAGGGTCATACGGATGAAGCTCATGTCATTTTTACTTCCCAATAAGAGAAGTGGTGATATTTAA